GATGGCAATAAGCGGTATGCGTCATTAAAACAGAAACATCCAAACCAGGGGTTAAGACGCCGCGCAGAGGTATCAAAAGGACAAAAACCCTTCGCAGTGATAGTGGGTTGCTCAGATTCCCGTATACCACCGGAGATTCTCTTCGATCAGGGACTCGGGGACATCTTCGTTATCCGCGTTGCCGGAAATATCGTAGATGATGTTGCCCTCGGCAGCATCGAATATGCCGTGGACC
The nucleotide sequence above comes from Syntrophorhabdaceae bacterium. Encoded proteins:
- a CDS encoding carbonic anhydrase; the protein is MTHHTEADQALRKLTDGNKRYASLKQKHPNQGLRRRAEVSKGQKPFAVIVGCSDSRIPPEILFDQGLGDIFVIRVAGNIVDDVALGSIEYAVDHLGTKLVVILGHSKCGAVTATVQGGEAHGHIGGIVKAIAPAVKKAKGKKGDLTDNAIRAN